A genomic region of Leptospira barantonii contains the following coding sequences:
- a CDS encoding ABC transporter ATP-binding protein, whose translation MIKVKNLSKFYGKKLAIDRLNFELGEGEIVGLLGLNGAGKTTTIRILTGYLIASDGICEIDGINTFENAIEVKKKIGYLPETPPLYPELSVEDYLKFAARIKQVSAESIDSEISRVCERTFLSDVRKSNIETLSLGFRKRVGIAQALLGNPRIIILDEPVSGLDPKQIVEIRNLIHSLREGHTILLSSHILPEVYKTCNRFLFLHKGRMVYQRDRKQLEEEMEKLSGLEVTLSGADAESGKKYLSSFPGVDANKIQRIGEDSRGNTFLVSTSTEREFKEKLFASASSSPRLEYIRKQEVTLEQIFMNQV comes from the coding sequence ATGATCAAAGTCAAAAATCTATCCAAATTCTATGGCAAGAAACTCGCTATAGACCGTCTGAATTTTGAGTTGGGAGAAGGCGAGATCGTGGGGCTTCTCGGTTTGAACGGAGCCGGAAAAACGACCACGATTCGAATTCTTACGGGATATCTAATCGCGTCCGACGGAATCTGCGAGATCGACGGAATCAACACTTTCGAAAATGCGATCGAAGTAAAAAAGAAGATCGGTTATCTTCCCGAAACTCCTCCATTATATCCCGAACTTTCGGTGGAGGACTATCTCAAGTTCGCCGCAAGAATCAAACAAGTTTCCGCCGAATCGATCGACTCGGAAATTTCGAGAGTTTGCGAAAGAACGTTTCTTTCCGACGTTCGCAAGAGCAATATCGAAACTCTTTCCTTGGGATTTCGCAAACGAGTAGGGATCGCGCAGGCTCTTCTTGGAAATCCGAGAATCATCATTCTCGACGAACCGGTTTCGGGACTCGATCCGAAACAAATCGTAGAGATCAGAAATCTCATCCATTCTTTGAGAGAAGGACATACGATTCTTTTATCGAGTCATATTCTTCCCGAAGTTTATAAAACCTGCAACCGCTTCCTATTCTTACATAAGGGAAGAATGGTGTATCAAAGAGATAGAAAACAACTCGAAGAGGAAATGGAAAAACTTTCCGGTTTGGAAGTCACTCTTTCGGGAGCCGATGCCGAGTCGGGTAAAAAATATCTTTCCTCTTTTCCGGGAGTTGATGCGAACAAGATCCAACGCATCGGAGAAGATTCGAGAGGAAATACCTTTCTTGTTTCCACTTCGACAGAAAGGGAATTTAAGGAAAAACTTTTCGCATCCGCTTCTTCTTCTCCGCGTTTGGAATACATTCGCAAACAGGAAGTAACCTTAGAACAGATCTTTATGAATCAGGTTTAG
- the pheS gene encoding phenylalanine--tRNA ligase subunit alpha has product MNLSQELDSIYQEAIQKIGASVSEEDLDKNKNDFIGKKGKLTAVLKNVASLSIEEKKTVGQKANELSKKLETFVAETKTSLKKKLFETQAASEFFDALRPLPGVSNGSLHPITQIQYEIEDIFASMGFSVMDGPEIETDTNNFGALNFTEDHPAREMQDTFYLENGNLLRTHTSAIQVRTLRKLKPPFRIIAPGRVFRYEEVDASHEHTFYQIEGMVVGKNISAANLIDTMQVLLSRIFEKEIKTRLRPGYFPFVEPGFELDINCLVCEGKGCPVCKHSGWLELLPCGLIHPNVLSHAGLDPKEWTGFAFGLGLDRLVMMRYGIHDIRYFQSGNLRFLKQF; this is encoded by the coding sequence ATGAACTTATCTCAGGAACTCGATTCCATTTATCAAGAAGCGATCCAAAAAATCGGAGCATCCGTTTCCGAAGAGGATTTAGATAAGAATAAGAACGATTTTATCGGTAAAAAAGGAAAGCTGACGGCGGTTCTTAAGAACGTCGCTTCTCTTTCTATCGAGGAAAAAAAGACCGTTGGTCAAAAGGCCAACGAACTTTCCAAAAAGCTCGAGACTTTCGTAGCCGAAACCAAAACCTCTCTGAAGAAAAAACTTTTTGAAACTCAGGCGGCTTCCGAATTTTTCGATGCGCTCAGACCTCTTCCCGGAGTTTCCAACGGAAGTTTACATCCGATCACTCAGATCCAATACGAGATCGAGGATATCTTCGCGTCCATGGGCTTCAGCGTTATGGACGGGCCGGAAATCGAAACAGATACGAACAACTTCGGCGCCTTGAACTTTACGGAAGATCATCCCGCGAGAGAAATGCAGGATACGTTTTATCTTGAAAACGGAAATCTTTTAAGAACTCATACATCCGCGATCCAAGTAAGAACATTAAGAAAATTGAAACCTCCGTTTCGCATCATCGCACCCGGAAGAGTTTTTCGTTACGAGGAAGTCGACGCTTCCCACGAACATACGTTTTATCAGATCGAAGGGATGGTCGTCGGTAAGAATATTTCCGCGGCAAACCTGATCGACACAATGCAAGTGTTGTTATCCAGAATTTTCGAAAAGGAAATCAAAACCAGACTTCGTCCCGGATATTTTCCTTTCGTCGAGCCGGGTTTCGAATTGGATATCAACTGTCTTGTCTGTGAAGGAAAGGGTTGTCCAGTTTGTAAACATTCCGGATGGTTGGAGCTTCTTCCTTGCGGTTTGATCCATCCGAACGTTCTTTCCCACGCTGGACTCGATCCGAAAGAATGGACCGGCTTCGCGTTCGGTCTCGGTTTGGATCGTCTTGTTATGATGAGATACGGAATTCACGATATTCGTTATTTCCAATCCGGCAATTTGAGATTCTTAAAACAATTCTAA
- a CDS encoding ABC transporter permease, protein MFQNIKWIFFKEVKVFFGTFMAPLVFGGTAFLNSLFVLILNFNSGTNYVDTTVITFLSFMSTIIIAMLILAMGSITEERNRGTLEFLFTAPITDLEIVAGKFAFGTLICLLISVFVNGLFPIFLYSFWKAPLYIVVSGTIGVFLLGIFSFAIGLFGSSLGKNQMTSLLISIVIVLTLWVSGYFSYLFDSVTRKILYHLHIFSHFIAFCKGVLPLNGIVFFVSGSIFFLYLTVKVLESRRWRG, encoded by the coding sequence ATGTTTCAAAATATTAAATGGATTTTTTTCAAAGAAGTCAAAGTGTTCTTCGGAACCTTTATGGCCCCTTTGGTTTTCGGCGGAACCGCCTTCTTGAATTCTCTCTTCGTGTTGATTCTGAATTTTAACTCGGGCACGAACTATGTGGATACGACCGTGATCACGTTTCTTTCCTTCATGTCCACGATCATCATCGCGATGTTGATCCTTGCGATGGGAAGTATCACGGAAGAAAGAAACCGCGGAACTCTGGAGTTCTTGTTTACGGCTCCGATTACGGATTTGGAAATCGTCGCGGGTAAGTTCGCGTTTGGAACGCTGATCTGTTTGTTGATTTCTGTTTTCGTAAACGGATTGTTTCCGATCTTCTTATATTCTTTTTGGAAGGCCCCGCTTTACATCGTCGTTTCGGGAACGATCGGAGTTTTTTTACTGGGAATTTTTTCCTTCGCGATCGGACTTTTCGGAAGTAGTCTCGGTAAGAATCAGATGACTTCTCTTTTGATTTCGATCGTGATCGTTTTAACCCTTTGGGTTTCGGGATATTTTTCGTATCTGTTCGATTCGGTTACGAGAAAGATTCTCTATCACCTTCATATCTTTTCGCACTTCATCGCGTTTTGTAAAGGAGTTCTGCCTTTGAACGGAATCGTTTTCTTTGTGAGTGGATCGATATTCTTTCTTTATCTCACCGTGAAAGTTTTGGAATCTAGGAGATGGAGAGGATGA
- a CDS encoding UDP-N-acetylmuramate--L-alanine ligase has product MKIFLIGIGGIAMGNLAHMLQKSGHEVSGSDAGVYPPMSDKLKEWNIPYFEGFKAENIKGQDLIIVGNAISRGNPEVEEMLNSGMDYLSMPAAISEFFLKGKKVIVVAGTHGKTTTTFLIHHILKENGVEPGLFVGGIRKDGFPGFELGNGSYFVIEGDEYDTAFFDKSSKFLHYRPTYAVLNALDFDHADIFPDIAAIETMFKRLINLVPGNGKIFFWNGSGSLKKLVQHVKFTKTEGFEWNRKDSSLTWKKHELVWDDQKLNPSLFGDHNYRNIEVAIRVCSEILKEKNPSGYKQGIAKAIDSFPGVKRRQDILFQSQTALVMEDFAHHPVAVHETIHAVKKRFHGYKIISLFEPRSATSHRNVFQKEYSYSFLGSDLTILTEIHNLKKVSKDVRLDVKKLVQKLLKNSKTIPVYAKDPAELLAKLEKMIPQFTGQKILILAMSNGSFGGIYPGLVELARKHV; this is encoded by the coding sequence TTGAAGATTTTTTTGATCGGAATCGGCGGCATAGCTATGGGTAATCTCGCCCATATGCTTCAGAAAAGCGGACACGAGGTTTCCGGTTCCGACGCCGGAGTTTATCCTCCGATGTCCGATAAATTAAAAGAATGGAATATTCCATATTTTGAAGGTTTTAAAGCCGAGAACATCAAAGGCCAGGATCTGATCATCGTAGGAAACGCGATCTCCCGAGGAAATCCCGAAGTCGAAGAGATGCTCAACTCCGGGATGGATTATCTTTCCATGCCCGCCGCGATCAGCGAATTTTTTCTCAAGGGAAAAAAGGTGATCGTAGTCGCGGGAACTCACGGAAAGACCACGACTACATTCTTAATTCATCATATACTCAAAGAAAACGGAGTTGAACCCGGTTTGTTTGTCGGTGGAATTCGCAAGGACGGTTTTCCCGGATTCGAACTCGGGAACGGTTCTTATTTCGTCATCGAAGGCGACGAATACGACACCGCGTTTTTCGATAAGTCCTCCAAGTTTTTACATTATAGACCCACCTACGCGGTGTTAAACGCTTTGGACTTCGACCACGCCGATATTTTTCCGGACATCGCCGCGATCGAAACCATGTTCAAACGTTTGATCAATTTGGTTCCCGGGAACGGTAAGATCTTTTTCTGGAACGGTTCGGGTTCTTTGAAAAAACTCGTGCAACACGTTAAGTTCACCAAAACCGAAGGTTTTGAATGGAACCGTAAGGATTCTTCCCTTACTTGGAAAAAACACGAGCTCGTATGGGACGATCAAAAACTGAATCCGTCTCTTTTCGGAGATCATAACTACAGAAACATCGAGGTTGCGATTCGTGTTTGTTCCGAGATTTTAAAGGAAAAAAATCCGAGTGGTTATAAACAGGGGATCGCAAAGGCGATCGATTCGTTTCCGGGCGTTAAAAGAAGACAGGATATTCTTTTCCAATCTCAGACCGCTCTTGTGATGGAGGACTTTGCTCATCATCCGGTTGCGGTTCACGAGACGATTCACGCGGTCAAAAAAAGATTTCACGGTTATAAGATCATTTCCCTTTTCGAACCGAGAAGCGCGACCTCGCATCGTAACGTTTTTCAAAAGGAATATTCGTATTCTTTTCTCGGTTCCGATCTGACCATTCTGACCGAAATTCATAACCTGAAAAAAGTCTCCAAAGACGTTCGCCTGGACGTCAAAAAACTCGTTCAGAAACTTCTTAAGAATTCCAAAACGATTCCGGTCTATGCAAAGGATCCGGCGGAGTTGCTTGCAAAACTTGAGAAAATGATTCCCCAATTTACGGGACAGAAAATTCTGATCTTAGCCATGTCCAACGGTTCCTTCGGCGGTATTTATCCGGGGTTGGTCGAATTGGCTCGGAAACACGTATGA
- a CDS encoding acyl-CoA thioesterase, with amino-acid sequence MISTPIQTRWMDMDPFAHVSNSVFVSYLEIGRVDYCKRRFNVKEVFEVPFILARIEIDLKKSIEIHHVVEVQTSVTRIGNSSWDFQSKILESNTKEVFAVARTVQVTFDHKTKASVPIPPKVRAVLEEDLKIFQRQSKEG; translated from the coding sequence ATGATTTCCACTCCGATTCAGACCCGATGGATGGATATGGACCCGTTCGCTCACGTGAGCAATTCCGTTTTCGTTTCTTATCTCGAAATCGGAAGAGTGGATTATTGCAAACGTCGTTTTAACGTGAAGGAAGTTTTCGAAGTTCCGTTTATTCTCGCGAGAATCGAAATCGATCTTAAAAAATCCATCGAGATTCATCACGTCGTCGAAGTGCAAACGAGCGTAACTCGGATCGGCAACAGCTCTTGGGATTTTCAATCCAAGATTTTAGAATCCAATACGAAGGAAGTTTTTGCGGTCGCGAGAACGGTTCAAGTCACGTTTGATCATAAAACGAAGGCGAGCGTTCCGATTCCTCCCAAGGTTCGCGCGGTGTTGGAAGAGGATCTTAAGATTTTCCAAAGACAAAGCAAAGAAGGCTGA